One Borreliella chilensis DNA window includes the following coding sequences:
- a CDS encoding DNA polymerase III subunit gamma/tau gives MTILPKIAKDIINEYDQKTLPNAILLLGEKFSSKKVSALELAKKILKEKTLTSPNLLIFSNFDTVETKAHLATNSQKIANKYLEYIKTVIFTKCYFSNEKNLKKIEKNINYINSVYYKKEHNINIKNELIKNIENINKEISHSITVYDIKKIQAWIFSEKEKPKVIYINEIENLSFNVHNSLLKILEEPPSNIYFILAARNKNKIPKTILSRLRIYNFTKSERSLEIQRFKESFLINKEITIEEYFASFYKEERKKIKKELIKILNIIKEKKSIFNLEKIDFIKDDQNFKMFLNELTINIREDFLENKININQYLKYTKYLKNIYKYRPYNQNKKLIIENLMLNYEEI, from the coding sequence ATGACAATACTTCCAAAAATTGCTAAAGACATAATAAACGAATATGATCAAAAAACATTGCCAAATGCAATTCTTTTGCTAGGAGAAAAATTTTCATCAAAAAAAGTCAGCGCACTTGAGCTTGCAAAAAAAATATTAAAAGAAAAAACCTTAACAAGCCCCAATTTACTTATTTTTTCAAATTTTGATACAGTAGAAACAAAAGCACATCTTGCTACAAATTCACAAAAGATAGCAAATAAATACTTAGAATACATTAAAACTGTAATTTTTACCAAATGTTATTTCAGCAATGAAAAAAATTTAAAAAAAATAGAGAAAAATATAAATTATATTAATTCTGTTTATTATAAAAAAGAGCATAATATAAACATAAAAAATGAACTTATAAAAAACATAGAAAATATAAATAAAGAAATAAGTCATAGTATTACTGTTTATGACATAAAGAAAATCCAAGCTTGGATTTTTTCCGAAAAAGAAAAACCAAAGGTAATATACATAAACGAAATCGAAAATTTATCATTTAATGTGCACAATTCGCTCTTAAAAATACTAGAAGAGCCTCCTTCAAATATTTACTTCATATTGGCAGCAAGAAATAAAAACAAAATACCCAAAACAATACTTTCAAGACTTAGAATTTACAATTTTACAAAATCAGAGAGAAGCTTAGAAATCCAAAGATTTAAAGAAAGCTTTCTCATAAACAAAGAGATAACAATTGAAGAGTATTTTGCATCATTTTACAAAGAAGAAAGAAAAAAAATAAAAAAAGAATTGATAAAAATTTTAAATATAATAAAAGAAAAAAAATCCATATTTAATCTTGAAAAAATCGACTTTATCAAAGATGATCAAAATTTTAAAATGTTTTTAAACGAACTTACAATAAACATTAGAGAAGATTTTTTAGAAAATAAAATCAATATTAATCAATACCTCAAATATACAAAATATTTGAAAAATATTTACAAATATCGCCCTTACAATCAAAACAAAAAATTAATAATAGAAAACTTGATGCTAAATTACGAAGAAATATGA
- a CDS encoding pyridoxal kinase yields the protein MKRVLAMHDISSMGRTSLTMCIPVISSFNMQVCPFVTAVLSATTAYKKFEIVDLTNHLEKFIKIWKEQDEHFDILYTGFLGSEAQQITIEKIIKLIKFEKIVIDPVFADNGKIYPLFDDKIISGFRKIIKYATIITPNITELEMLSKSSQLKNKDEIIKAISNLDTKGLVVVTSIKKGDLLGNICYNPNNNEYSEFFLEKLEQDFSGTGDLFTSLLIGYLEKFEIEQALEKTTKAIHLIIQNSIKENALKKEGVQIENFLKNTF from the coding sequence TTGAAAAGAGTTTTAGCAATGCATGACATTTCAAGCATGGGAAGAACATCTCTTACAATGTGCATACCAGTAATATCTTCGTTTAATATGCAAGTGTGTCCTTTTGTAACAGCGGTCCTTTCTGCAACCACAGCTTATAAAAAATTTGAAATAGTAGATCTAACTAATCACTTAGAAAAATTTATTAAGATATGGAAAGAGCAAGATGAACACTTTGATATACTCTACACTGGATTTCTGGGTAGTGAAGCACAACAAATAACAATAGAAAAAATAATTAAGTTAATAAAATTTGAAAAAATCGTAATTGATCCTGTATTTGCTGACAATGGGAAAATTTATCCCTTGTTTGATGATAAAATAATTAGTGGGTTTAGAAAAATTATAAAATACGCAACAATAATAACACCCAATATTACAGAACTTGAAATGCTAAGTAAAAGCTCACAACTTAAAAACAAAGATGAAATCATAAAAGCAATATCAAATCTTGATACAAAAGGATTAGTAGTTGTTACAAGCATAAAAAAAGGAGATCTCTTGGGAAACATTTGCTACAACCCTAATAACAACGAATACTCAGAATTTTTTCTAGAAAAATTAGAACAAGATTTCAGTGGAACAGGAGATCTATTTACTAGCCTACTCATAGGATACTTAGAAAAATTTGAAATAGAACAGGCTTTAGAAAAAACAACAAAAGCTATTCACCTAATAATACAAAATTCAATTAAAGAAAATGCTTTAAAAAAAGAAGGGGTTCAAATTGAAAATTTCTTAAAAAATACATTTTAA
- a CDS encoding protein kinase: protein MKVLGIETSCDDCCVAVVEDGIRILSNIKLSQKEHKKYYGIVPEIASRLHAESIMHVCINALKKANTKISEIDLIAVTSKPGLIGSLIVGLNFAKGLAIALKKPIICIDHILGHLYAPLMHSKIEYPFISLLLSGGHTLIAKQKNFDDVEILGRTLDDSCGEAFDKVAKHYNMGFPGGPNIEQISKNGDENTFKFPVTTFRKKENWYDFSYSGLKTACIHQLEKFKNKNNPTTKNNIAASFQKAAFENLITPIKRAIKDTQINKLVIAGGVASNLYLREKIDKLKIQTYYPPIDLCTDNGAMIAGLGFNMYLKYGESPIEIDANSRIENYKNHNKEKKY from the coding sequence ATGAAAGTGCTTGGAATAGAAACCTCTTGTGATGACTGCTGCGTAGCTGTTGTAGAAGACGGCATTCGTATTTTAAGCAATATAAAATTAAGCCAAAAAGAACACAAAAAATATTACGGCATAGTACCCGAGATTGCATCAAGACTTCATGCTGAATCTATTATGCATGTCTGTATAAATGCACTCAAAAAAGCAAATACTAAAATATCTGAAATTGACTTAATAGCTGTCACATCTAAACCTGGGCTTATTGGGTCTTTAATAGTTGGATTAAATTTTGCCAAAGGTCTAGCAATTGCATTAAAAAAACCTATTATTTGCATTGACCACATTCTAGGCCATCTTTACGCCCCTTTAATGCACTCAAAAATAGAATATCCATTTATATCATTATTATTAAGCGGTGGACATACATTGATTGCCAAACAAAAAAATTTCGATGATGTTGAAATACTTGGAAGAACTTTAGATGATTCTTGTGGAGAAGCCTTTGATAAAGTGGCAAAACATTACAATATGGGATTCCCCGGGGGCCCAAACATTGAACAAATATCTAAAAATGGGGACGAAAACACATTTAAATTTCCAGTTACCACCTTTAGAAAAAAGGAAAATTGGTATGACTTTTCATATTCAGGGCTAAAAACAGCCTGCATACACCAACTTGAAAAATTTAAAAACAAAAATAATCCAACAACAAAAAATAACATAGCCGCAAGCTTCCAAAAAGCCGCCTTTGAAAATCTAATAACCCCCATCAAAAGAGCAATAAAAGATACTCAAATAAACAAATTGGTAATAGCTGGTGGGGTTGCAAGCAATCTATACTTAAGAGAAAAAATAGATAAGCTTAAAATACAAACTTACTATCCTCCCATTGACCTTTGCACAGATAATGGGGCAATGATTGCGGGACTTGGATTTAATATGTATTTAAAATATGGAGAAAGTCCAATTGAAATTGATGCAAATTCAAGAATAGAAAATTATAAAAACCACAATAAGGAGAAAAAATATTGA
- a CDS encoding FAD-dependent oxidoreductase, whose amino-acid sequence MYHEFAVIGGGIAGSTITYELLKRNKKVILFDDEDTKATIIAGGLINPIMGRKMNIAWKEPHIFEFAKNYYQEIEKTIKSNFFIEKNIFRPFTSANQKNELVTKIENDINMKNFILKIKDGKIYDFSNDSNGGMIIKGARINTKLYIKNLKKYFIKKNSYINKNIDENKIKLGEKFFKIEDFKFEKLIFAKGYKEKLKGFFSYLPFEPAKGEIIILECKKINFKEVYNRHVSLIHLKDNKFYLGGTYEWNTWNTLTNEWAKLELLEKFKKITNQKCKIIDQKAHIRPSTLDREPFLGEHPKHKNIFILNGFGTRGISMAPYLSNLLVNNIEKIDKIPNHYNIKRFVKYYNILHYS is encoded by the coding sequence ATGTATCATGAATTTGCAGTTATTGGAGGAGGAATAGCGGGAAGTACCATTACCTACGAACTACTTAAAAGAAATAAAAAAGTAATTCTTTTCGACGATGAAGATACAAAAGCAACAATAATAGCAGGTGGACTTATTAACCCTATTATGGGTAGAAAAATGAATATTGCCTGGAAAGAGCCTCATATTTTTGAATTTGCAAAAAACTACTATCAAGAAATTGAAAAAACTATTAAATCCAACTTTTTTATAGAAAAAAATATCTTTAGACCCTTTACTAGTGCAAATCAAAAAAATGAACTGGTTACTAAAATTGAAAATGATATAAATATGAAAAACTTTATTTTAAAAATAAAAGATGGAAAAATTTATGATTTTTCAAATGACTCTAATGGAGGAATGATAATAAAAGGTGCCAGGATCAATACAAAGCTCTACATAAAAAATCTTAAGAAATATTTTATCAAAAAAAATTCATACATAAACAAAAATATTGATGAAAATAAAATTAAACTTGGAGAAAAGTTTTTCAAAATAGAAGATTTCAAATTTGAAAAATTAATATTTGCAAAAGGATATAAAGAAAAACTCAAAGGATTTTTTTCATATCTTCCATTTGAACCTGCAAAAGGCGAAATAATTATATTAGAATGCAAAAAAATAAATTTTAAAGAAGTTTACAATAGACACGTATCTTTAATTCACTTAAAAGACAATAAATTTTATCTTGGGGGAACCTACGAATGGAACACTTGGAATACACTTACAAATGAATGGGCAAAATTAGAATTATTAGAAAAATTTAAAAAAATAACAAATCAAAAATGCAAAATTATTGATCAAAAAGCACACATAAGGCCTTCAACTCTTGACAGAGAACCTTTCTTGGGAGAGCATCCAAAGCATAAAAATATCTTCATATTAAATGGTTTTGGAACAAGAGGTATATCAATGGCACCATACTTATCAAATTTATTAGTTAATAATATTGAAAAAATTGACAAAATTCCAAATCATTACAATATTAAAAGATTTGTAAAATACTACAATATTTTGCATTAT
- a CDS encoding colicin V synthesis protein, with protein sequence MILNDPIKINGIVDILILIIFISLGFRGFLRGFIKEIGGFAEVFVLILLLYKKTEEFRKLVEPIIELSYIQALLVFFLLIHIGFLILQSLIESILNQLKLLFFNRMLGLALGLLEAFGIIAIVVYIIHSQQIFNPEYFLKESKLLDYLNPGINYLFKISKTK encoded by the coding sequence ATGATATTAAACGATCCTATAAAAATAAACGGAATAGTAGACATACTAATATTAATAATTTTTATATCTTTAGGATTTAGAGGCTTTTTAAGAGGATTTATTAAAGAAATTGGTGGATTTGCTGAGGTTTTTGTTTTAATATTGCTGCTTTACAAAAAAACTGAAGAATTTAGAAAATTGGTCGAACCTATTATTGAACTATCCTATATTCAGGCACTACTTGTATTTTTTTTGCTCATACATATAGGATTTTTAATCCTACAATCCTTAATAGAATCAATATTAAATCAGCTTAAATTATTATTCTTCAATAGAATGCTAGGCTTAGCACTTGGCCTGCTTGAAGCTTTTGGAATAATTGCAATTGTAGTTTACATTATACACTCACAACAAATATTCAATCCTGAATATTTCCTCAAAGAAAGCAAACTCCTTGATTATTTAAACCCCGGAATAAACTATCTCTTTAAAATCTCAAAAACAAAATAA
- a CDS encoding Clp protease (hydrolyzes proteins to small peptides; with the ATPase subunits ClpA or ClpX, ClpP degrades specific substrates): MTSKEDNNICVLHDKSLELVLKSRSIVIAGEITKDVSQFFQERILLLEALDFKKPIFVYIDSEGGDIDAGFAIFNMIRFVKPRVFTVGVGLVASAAALIFLAAKLENRFSLPFARYLLHQPLSGFKGVATDIEIYTNELNKVKKELNNIISKETGQKISKVEKDTDRDFWLDSDSAKKYGLVFEVVETKFQIEEFISA; the protein is encoded by the coding sequence ATGACCAGTAAAGAAGATAATAATATTTGTGTCTTGCATGATAAATCATTGGAGTTAGTTTTAAAGAGTAGATCAATAGTTATTGCTGGTGAGATTACTAAGGATGTTTCTCAGTTTTTTCAGGAAAGAATACTGTTGTTAGAAGCTTTGGATTTTAAAAAGCCTATATTTGTATATATTGATTCAGAAGGCGGTGATATTGATGCTGGATTTGCTATTTTTAATATGATTCGTTTTGTTAAGCCTAGAGTTTTTACAGTTGGGGTAGGGCTTGTTGCTAGTGCTGCTGCTTTAATTTTTTTGGCTGCTAAATTAGAAAATAGATTTTCACTACCTTTTGCTAGGTATTTATTGCACCAACCTTTGAGTGGATTTAAAGGAGTTGCTACAGATATTGAGATTTATACTAATGAGTTAAATAAAGTTAAAAAAGAACTTAATAATATTATTTCAAAAGAAACGGGTCAAAAGATTTCTAAGGTAGAAAAGGATACTGATAGAGATTTCTGGTTGGACAGTGATTCTGCAAAAAAGTATGGACTTGTATTTGAAGTTGTTGAGACAAAGTTCCAAATTGAAGAGTTTATTTCTGCTTAG
- a CDS encoding UDP-diphospho-muramoylpentapeptide beta-N-acetylglucosaminyltransferase: MSNKKIIFFTGGGTGGHIFPGISIIQKLKEFDNEIEFFWIGKKNSIEEKLIKEQHHIKFIPVPCGKLRRYFSFQNFTDFFKVILGIIKSFYILKKYKPKIIYATGGFVSTPTIIASSLLKIKRITHEMDLDPGLATKINSKFANKIHISFKESKKYFKKNKNIVFTGSPIRKEFLTPNPKIIKQLTQNTNKPIVSILGGSLGANALNSLAFNIKKDFGIYLIHQSGKNLNNLREDNYLRRQFFNAAEMSSIVKFSNIIISRAGAGAIKEFANACACVILIPFKKGSRGDQIKNAKLLKNNNACIYIDEDEILNTNILQIIKETLKDKEKINSLKTNIEKFNNKHSSTLIAQLLIKDIKETK, translated from the coding sequence ATGTCAAATAAAAAAATAATATTTTTTACAGGAGGGGGAACTGGGGGTCATATATTTCCAGGAATATCCATAATACAAAAATTAAAAGAATTCGACAATGAAATTGAATTTTTTTGGATAGGCAAAAAAAACTCTATAGAAGAAAAATTAATAAAAGAACAACATCACATTAAATTTATTCCGGTTCCATGTGGAAAACTTAGACGCTATTTTTCTTTTCAAAACTTCACTGACTTTTTCAAAGTAATCCTTGGAATAATAAAAAGCTTTTACATTTTAAAAAAATATAAACCCAAGATCATCTATGCAACTGGAGGATTTGTCTCAACCCCCACAATTATTGCATCTAGTTTGCTAAAAATCAAAAGAATAACCCATGAAATGGACCTGGATCCTGGACTTGCAACAAAAATTAACTCTAAGTTCGCAAACAAAATACACATAAGCTTTAAAGAGAGTAAAAAATACTTTAAAAAAAACAAAAACATCGTTTTTACAGGATCTCCAATAAGAAAAGAATTTCTAACTCCAAATCCTAAAATTATCAAGCAATTAACTCAAAATACAAATAAACCAATCGTTAGTATACTCGGAGGATCTCTTGGCGCTAATGCTTTAAACAGCCTTGCATTTAATATTAAAAAGGACTTTGGAATTTACCTCATCCATCAATCAGGAAAAAACTTAAATAACCTAAGAGAAGATAACTATTTAAGAAGACAATTTTTTAATGCAGCAGAAATGTCAAGTATAGTTAAATTTTCCAATATAATAATAAGTAGAGCCGGCGCTGGAGCAATAAAAGAATTTGCAAATGCTTGCGCATGTGTAATTTTGATTCCATTTAAAAAAGGCTCTAGAGGAGATCAAATTAAAAATGCGAAATTACTAAAAAATAACAATGCTTGCATTTATATAGATGAAGATGAAATTTTAAATACAAATATCTTGCAAATTATCAAAGAAACTTTAAAAGATAAAGAAAAAATCAACTCTCTAAAAACAAATATCGAAAAATTCAATAATAAACATTCCTCAACTTTAATAGCCCAATTACTAATAAAAGATATTAAGGAGACAAAATAA
- a CDS encoding acetoacetate metabolism regulatory protein AtoC → MSKILVADDEKNIREGIATYLEDEGYFVFTASDGEEALEIIENENLDVIISDLRMPQISGEKLLKIVKEKNLEIPFIILTAHGTVDSAVDAMREGAYDFLIKPLDLERLLLIIKRSLNKKENNNDEITNLENILIRKDLKYYEKIMGKSLLMQRIFELVIKIAKSNASVLITGESGVGKEIIADAIFDLSNRNDKPFIKVNCAALSESILESELFGHEKGAFTGAISKKKGRFELANKGTIFLDEIAEISPEIQVKLLRVLQNKTFERVGGENTIKVDIRLLAATNKNIEEEIKKEKFREDLFYRLNIININIPPLRERKDDISHLTNILIKDVAKENNREEKTLSNDAMKALYYYDWPGNIRELKNVLESALILSKGKQITKEDLPAKIKNNENLIFKITLPIGISLKEAEKEIIKQTLFHFKNNKSKCAEILKIGRKTLHNKIIEYHIDQ, encoded by the coding sequence ATGAGTAAAATACTTGTAGCTGACGATGAAAAGAATATTAGAGAAGGAATTGCTACTTATCTTGAGGATGAAGGATATTTTGTTTTCACCGCTAGCGACGGAGAAGAGGCTCTTGAAATAATTGAAAATGAAAATCTTGACGTAATAATATCTGATCTGAGAATGCCTCAAATATCCGGGGAAAAATTGCTCAAAATAGTTAAAGAAAAAAACTTAGAAATACCTTTTATTATTTTAACAGCTCACGGAACAGTTGATTCTGCTGTAGATGCCATGAGAGAAGGTGCTTATGATTTTTTAATAAAACCCTTAGATCTTGAAAGACTTTTATTAATAATAAAAAGATCATTAAATAAAAAAGAAAATAACAATGATGAAATTACCAATTTAGAAAATATACTGATAAGAAAAGACTTGAAATACTATGAAAAAATCATGGGAAAATCATTATTAATGCAAAGAATTTTTGAACTTGTAATAAAAATAGCAAAATCAAATGCATCTGTTCTTATCACAGGTGAAAGCGGCGTTGGCAAAGAAATAATAGCTGATGCTATTTTTGACCTTTCAAATAGGAATGACAAGCCATTTATAAAAGTAAATTGCGCTGCACTTTCTGAAAGCATACTTGAAAGTGAGCTTTTCGGACATGAAAAAGGGGCATTCACTGGCGCAATTTCCAAAAAAAAAGGAAGATTTGAACTTGCAAATAAAGGTACAATTTTTCTTGATGAGATAGCAGAAATTTCACCTGAAATTCAAGTTAAACTTTTAAGAGTCCTGCAAAACAAAACCTTTGAACGTGTTGGGGGGGAAAATACAATTAAAGTTGACATTAGACTTCTAGCTGCAACAAACAAAAACATTGAAGAGGAAATTAAAAAAGAAAAATTTAGAGAAGATTTATTCTACAGATTAAATATCATCAACATAAACATACCACCTTTAAGAGAGAGAAAAGATGATATATCCCATTTAACAAACATATTAATAAAAGATGTTGCAAAAGAAAACAATAGGGAAGAAAAAACTCTTTCTAATGATGCAATGAAAGCTCTCTATTATTACGATTGGCCAGGAAATATTAGAGAGCTAAAAAACGTACTTGAAAGCGCACTAATACTGTCAAAAGGAAAACAAATCACTAAAGAAGATTTACCGGCAAAAATTAAAAACAATGAAAATCTTATATTCAAGATAACCCTACCAATAGGAATTAGCTTAAAAGAGGCTGAAAAAGAAATAATAAAACAAACGCTTTTCCATTTTAAAAACAATAAAAGTAAATGTGCTGAAATATTAAAAATAGGAAGAAAAACTTTACATAATAAAATAATAGAATATCACATTGATCAATAA
- a CDS encoding peptidoglycan-binding protein gives MNKIFFLLKLIFFFLKAICIFSYPEIKNFSRKDPIFSDLRFKISKYNKKQRIPLFVYSYKVKKGDTFFKIANKINGWQSGIATVNLLDSPFVSVGQEILIPSKKGVFVFDSKDYRFNNLLLATRDLTKAEKVKIKRNGKIYEFYFFDFSKNPDFGLFSGTELLFFLNSNFIFPLKKFIVSSDFGFRNDPFTGNKSFHTGIDLAAPMNTEVYSSSSGIVIEVGYNNLYGNFVVVGHKNNIKSLYGHLNSYTVKTGDFVKSGEFLGRVGQTGRSTGPHLHFEILKKSIPINPLKLLK, from the coding sequence ATGAATAAAATTTTTTTTTTATTAAAATTAATTTTCTTTTTTTTAAAAGCAATTTGTATTTTTTCTTATCCAGAAATAAAAAATTTTTCAAGAAAAGATCCTATTTTTTCTGATCTTAGATTTAAAATTTCTAAATATAATAAAAAACAGCGTATTCCTTTGTTTGTTTACTCATATAAAGTTAAAAAAGGCGATACTTTTTTTAAAATTGCTAATAAAATAAATGGATGGCAGTCTGGTATTGCTACTGTTAATTTATTAGATTCTCCTTTTGTAAGTGTTGGGCAAGAGATTCTTATTCCGAGTAAAAAGGGGGTTTTTGTTTTTGATAGTAAAGATTATAGGTTTAATAATTTGCTTTTAGCAACAAGGGATTTGACTAAAGCTGAAAAGGTAAAGATTAAAAGGAATGGCAAAATTTATGAGTTTTATTTTTTTGATTTTTCTAAGAATCCAGATTTTGGACTTTTTTCAGGTACAGAGCTACTTTTCTTTTTAAATTCTAACTTTATTTTTCCTTTAAAAAAATTTATTGTTAGTTCTGATTTTGGATTTAGAAATGACCCTTTTACTGGTAATAAAAGTTTTCATACAGGAATAGATCTTGCAGCTCCAATGAATACGGAAGTGTATTCTTCTTCTTCTGGAATAGTTATTGAAGTTGGATACAATAATCTTTATGGTAATTTTGTTGTAGTCGGGCACAAAAATAATATTAAGTCTCTTTATGGTCATTTAAATTCATATACTGTAAAGACAGGAGATTTTGTGAAATCGGGCGAATTTCTTGGAAGGGTGGGGCAAACTGGACGTTCAACGGGTCCTCATTTACATTTTGAGATATTAAAAAAAAGTATTCCTATTAATCCTTTAAAGCTTTTAAAGTAA
- a CDS encoding membrane protein codes for MLNIYIKGILLGIANIIPGISGGTLALILKIYYKIINSISEILKLVEIKKNLMFLTILTTGMLTSILLTAKIFKAYAFDNGRIESLLIVFFIGLTFGNMLTLKNEISIKTNNINEKILKYLLFFIGVAIIILFLIIKEFNIHLQNKIPQEKNSIKYYFLLISSGTISGASMILPGISGSAMLLLLGFYKEIILIISEFNIILIVIFTTAATIGIITAILIIKKIIDNHLNNFIYLSKGLIFGSILQMILILVRLNFKINFTSFISLGTSFTLGILINKKMAEKCK; via the coding sequence ATGCTTAATATTTATATCAAGGGAATTTTACTTGGAATTGCAAATATAATCCCAGGAATCTCTGGGGGAACGTTGGCTTTAATACTAAAAATTTATTACAAAATAATAAATTCTATTTCAGAAATTTTAAAGCTCGTAGAAATTAAAAAAAATTTAATGTTTTTAACTATTTTGACAACAGGAATGTTAACCTCAATATTATTAACTGCAAAAATATTTAAAGCTTATGCATTTGACAATGGAAGAATAGAATCATTATTAATAGTATTTTTTATAGGATTAACATTTGGGAATATGCTAACACTAAAAAATGAAATATCTATAAAAACAAACAATATTAATGAAAAAATATTAAAGTATTTATTATTTTTTATTGGTGTAGCCATTATAATACTCTTCTTAATAATCAAAGAATTTAATATACACTTACAAAATAAAATACCTCAAGAGAAAAACTCAATAAAATATTATTTCCTATTAATATCATCAGGAACAATAAGCGGAGCATCAATGATCTTGCCAGGAATCTCAGGATCCGCAATGCTTTTACTACTTGGTTTTTATAAAGAAATAATACTCATTATATCCGAATTTAACATTATTCTTATTGTAATATTTACAACAGCTGCAACAATAGGAATAATTACAGCAATATTAATAATTAAAAAAATAATAGACAACCATCTAAATAATTTTATTTATTTATCAAAAGGTCTAATTTTTGGATCAATTCTACAAATGATATTAATCTTAGTAAGATTAAATTTTAAAATCAACTTTACATCTTTTATATCTTTAGGGACATCATTTACACTAGGAATACTTATAAACAAAAAAATGGCTGAGAAATGTAAATAA
- a CDS encoding histidine kinase, whose product MNNFFKKALTKLNKLSNEQKTKFIEQIYKKIEIYDGIFASINEGIIVLDKQNNIIYSNKILYQILALTSKSKIEILDDIQIPILINLIKELVRTEDKIIGLEVPISNSIYIKISFMPYVKEKKLEGNIILIEDIKEKKKKEELFRRVEALASFTRHARNIAHEIKNPLGAIDINLQLLKKEIKKQKLKNGKAENYFKIIKEEINRVDKIVTEFLLTVRPIKINLQEKDITQVIKNVYELLNPGLENKNIKLLLNLNKISNILIDEKLLKQVIINIVKNAEEALFETKKEIKKIEIFLFEKDNKIHINIKDNGNGIKDEVKEEIFKPQFSTKEKGSGIGLTISYKIIKELGGEIFVESTKNKGTIFTITLPKLNKKNILIEGY is encoded by the coding sequence ATGAATAACTTTTTTAAAAAAGCTTTAACAAAACTAAACAAACTGTCTAATGAACAAAAAACTAAATTTATTGAACAAATTTACAAAAAAATAGAAATATATGACGGAATATTTGCATCAATTAATGAAGGCATTATTGTGCTTGACAAGCAAAACAACATAATCTATTCAAACAAAATTTTATACCAAATTTTAGCCTTAACATCTAAATCAAAAATAGAAATTCTTGATGATATCCAAATTCCAATCTTAATAAATTTAATAAAAGAACTAGTTAGAACAGAAGACAAAATAATAGGATTAGAAGTTCCAATCTCAAACAGCATATATATTAAAATTTCATTTATGCCTTATGTAAAAGAAAAAAAACTTGAGGGCAACATTATTTTAATTGAAGACATTAAAGAGAAAAAGAAGAAAGAAGAACTGTTTAGAAGAGTTGAGGCTTTAGCCTCTTTTACAAGACATGCAAGAAACATTGCTCACGAAATCAAAAATCCCCTTGGGGCAATCGATATAAATTTACAACTATTAAAAAAGGAAATTAAAAAGCAAAAACTGAAAAACGGTAAAGCCGAAAATTATTTTAAAATCATAAAAGAAGAAATAAACAGAGTAGATAAAATAGTAACAGAATTTTTATTAACTGTTAGGCCAATAAAAATCAACCTACAAGAAAAAGACATTACACAAGTAATAAAAAATGTATATGAATTGTTAAATCCTGGATTAGAAAACAAAAACATAAAGTTATTACTGAATTTAAATAAAATAAGTAATATTCTCATTGATGAAAAATTATTAAAACAAGTTATTATAAACATTGTTAAAAATGCGGAAGAAGCGTTGTTTGAAACAAAAAAAGAAATAAAAAAAATAGAAATTTTTCTTTTTGAAAAAGACAATAAAATACATATCAATATAAAAGATAATGGAAACGGAATAAAAGATGAGGTAAAAGAGGAAATATTTAAACCTCAATTTAGCACAAAAGAAAAAGGAAGTGGAATAGGCCTCACCATTTCTTATAAAATAATAAAAGAGCTTGGAGGTGAAATTTTTGTGGAAAGTACAAAGAATAAAGGTACTATTTTTACCATTACGCTCCCCAAACTAAATAAAAAAAATATTTTAATCGAAGGATATTAA